Proteins from a single region of Methanotorris igneus Kol 5:
- the pheA gene encoding prephenate dehydratase codes for MLYYLGPRGSFTEKAGKIFSKLISLPLQPCSTIYEIFENVDKNNAYGVVPSENSIEGSVTLTQDLLLEYDVKIFGEIDIDISHNLVGYDKDKIEIILSHPQALAQCRKYIKEHGWKTKAVSSTAKAAEIVAKEKDERLGAIASMEAAKLYGLKILDEDIQDYKNNKTRFILIGKETPNFNAEPIAYKTTIIIELKEDKPGALYHILKEFAERDINLTRIESRPSKKRLGTYVFYIDFESYEDEEGLFKSLNKNVAYMKYLGTYPVFGIEQ; via the coding sequence ATGCTTTATTATTTGGGGCCAAGAGGTTCATTTACAGAAAAAGCAGGGAAAATATTTTCGAAATTAATATCTTTACCTTTACAACCATGTTCCACTATCTATGAGATCTTTGAGAATGTGGATAAAAATAACGCCTACGGTGTAGTTCCATCAGAAAACTCCATAGAGGGTTCTGTAACGTTAACACAGGACTTGCTTTTGGAATATGATGTAAAGATATTTGGGGAAATTGATATCGACATAAGCCACAATTTGGTTGGATATGATAAGGATAAGATTGAAATTATTCTTTCCCATCCACAGGCGTTGGCACAATGCAGAAAATACATAAAAGAGCATGGATGGAAAACAAAAGCTGTCTCAAGTACTGCAAAAGCTGCTGAAATTGTTGCTAAAGAGAAAGATGAGAGGTTGGGGGCTATTGCCTCAATGGAAGCGGCAAAATTATATGGTCTAAAAATTTTAGATGAGGACATTCAGGACTATAAAAACAATAAGACGAGATTTATTTTAATAGGAAAAGAAACGCCAAATTTTAATGCAGAACCTATTGCATACAAAACAACCATAATAATTGAGTTGAAAGAAGACAAACCCGGGGCATTATATCACATATTGAAGGAATTCGCAGAGAGAGACATAAATTTAACACGAATAGAGTCAAGACCATCTAAAAAAAGGTTAGGAACGTATGTCTTTTATATTGACTTTGAAAGTTATGAGGATGAAGAGGGGTTGTTTAAAAGTTTAAATAAAAATGTGGCATATATGAAATATTTGGGAACATATCCAGTGTTTGGAATCGAACAATAA
- the hacB gene encoding homoaconitase small subunit, protein MYIRGKAHVFGNDVDTDAIIPGPYLKTMDGHELASHCMAGIDEDFPKKVKEGDVIVAGENFGCGSSREQAPIAIKYCGIKAVIAESFARIFYRNAINIGLIPIVCKGITKHVKDGDVIEVDLENEKIIINDKITLNCETPKGIEREILEAGGLINYYHRKVKQRCYLDG, encoded by the coding sequence ATGTACATCAGAGGAAAAGCACATGTTTTTGGGAATGATGTTGATACTGACGCAATCATTCCAGGACCATATCTAAAAACAATGGATGGTCATGAGTTAGCATCTCACTGTATGGCTGGGATTGATGAGGATTTTCCGAAGAAGGTTAAAGAGGGGGATGTTATTGTTGCTGGGGAGAATTTTGGTTGTGGTTCGAGTAGGGAGCAGGCGCCAATAGCAATAAAATATTGCGGAATAAAAGCAGTTATAGCAGAGAGTTTTGCAAGAATCTTTTACAGGAATGCAATAAACATTGGGTTAATTCCAATAGTTTGTAAGGGCATTACCAAACACGTTAAAGATGGGGACGTTATTGAAGTTGACTTGGAAAATGAGAAGATTATAATAAACGATAAAATCACCCTAAACTGCGAAACACCAAAAGGCATAGAAAGAGAAATCTTAGAAGCTGGGGGGCTAATTAACTACTACCACAGAAAGGTAAAGCAAAGATGTTATTTGGATGGCTAA
- a CDS encoding MBL fold metallo-hydrolase, which translates to MIKLLYEGELVRENGVIKKASSSVTLIQTKNHNIIVDTSTRDKRELIIEELKKLNLEPKDIDVIINTHRHYDHIENNDLFKNAVIYASPQECVKECRGCAIYSTTDEVHDFEPIEKFDDDEVIIIKTPGHTWGSISVVYEDYVVAGDAVPLKGNILGNMPPAVRVDNRAAKGSLRRIKLLRKNIITGHDGIVYVNEIPSDNANGELF; encoded by the coding sequence ATGATTAAACTTTTGTATGAAGGAGAGCTTGTAAGGGAAAATGGTGTAATAAAGAAAGCATCTTCATCAGTAACACTAATCCAAACAAAAAACCATAATATAATTGTAGATACATCAACAAGGGATAAGAGGGAGTTAATTATTGAAGAGTTAAAAAAACTAAACTTGGAACCTAAAGACATTGATGTTATTATAAATACACACAGACACTACGACCACATAGAAAACAACGACTTATTCAAAAACGCAGTAATATACGCTTCACCACAAGAATGTGTGAAAGAATGTAGAGGATGTGCAATATATTCAACAACTGATGAAGTACATGATTTTGAGCCGATTGAAAAATTTGATGACGATGAAGTAATTATAATAAAAACCCCTGGCCACACATGGGGAAGCATATCTGTGGTTTATGAGGACTATGTTGTTGCTGGAGATGCAGTCCCTTTAAAAGGAAATATCTTAGGCAATATGCCTCCAGCAGTTAGAGTTGACAATAGAGCAGCAAAGGGAAGTTTGAGAAGGATAAAATTGCTAAGAAAGAATATCATAACTGGGCATGATGGAATCGTCTATGTGAATGAAATTCCTTCAGATAATGCAAATGGTGAGTTATTCTAA
- a CDS encoding helicase HerA-like domain-containing protein, with protein sequence MEKIIGYTIGETRTDELTFLAKHPPEVGDYVMISYDGIDVLGMVESTIQGNMVLSEILSIEDLEKIREFDDESSYYIIGKIKVLGDIKELKIPKIPPKPGTPIYKADNETLKNIFSNSHITIGKLATRDIEVSLDVNKLCSRHLAILAMTGMGKSNTVAVLMEELNKIGATILVFDMHGEYRNIESYNFPLRKHVIEPKINIFHISDSDLADLAGVDAQATKQRPYIRKAIKNIKEQYQEKDFNSAEDYINAIIGELEKFMEDDNYKKDKDSIQTAIFRLEDLLQFKKDLIKIHYNPINEIKEHHINILPLESLDENSVDIIVSYFTKEILNDRKRAILENGRDGAKPIFLIFEEAHLIVPQNRKTRAKHYISRIAREGRKFGVGLCLVSQRPKTLDAEALSQCSNLIISKLIEPNDQKHVQHASENLSEDLIKQLTSLNIGEAIIIGPCIKIPAIVKINKFNGHYGGEDIDFIKFWKEKMEKSIKITKEEKEFYYDTSGGLE encoded by the coding sequence ATGGAAAAGATTATTGGGTATACAATAGGGGAGACAAGAACAGATGAACTAACATTTTTAGCGAAGCATCCACCAGAAGTCGGAGATTATGTAATGATTAGTTATGATGGAATAGATGTTTTAGGGATGGTAGAGAGCACAATCCAAGGAAATATGGTTTTAAGTGAAATTTTAAGCATAGAAGATTTAGAAAAGATTAGAGAATTTGATGATGAAAGCTCTTACTACATAATTGGGAAAATTAAGGTTTTGGGAGATATTAAAGAATTAAAAATACCAAAAATTCCACCAAAACCAGGAACACCAATATATAAAGCAGACAATGAAACACTAAAAAACATCTTCTCAAATAGCCATATAACCATTGGAAAATTAGCTACAAGAGATATTGAAGTTTCTTTAGATGTAAATAAACTCTGCTCAAGGCATTTGGCAATATTGGCAATGACTGGGATGGGGAAATCAAATACTGTTGCTGTTTTAATGGAGGAGTTAAATAAAATTGGAGCAACTATTTTGGTCTTTGACATGCATGGGGAGTATAGGAATATAGAATCATATAATTTCCCATTAAGAAAACATGTAATTGAGCCAAAAATTAACATCTTCCATATTTCTGATAGTGATTTGGCAGATTTGGCTGGTGTTGATGCACAGGCAACAAAGCAGAGGCCTTACATAAGAAAGGCAATAAAAAACATAAAAGAGCAATATCAAGAAAAGGATTTCAACTCTGCAGAGGACTACATAAATGCAATAATTGGAGAATTAGAAAAATTTATGGAAGATGATAACTATAAGAAAGACAAAGATAGCATCCAGACAGCAATTTTTAGATTGGAGGATTTGCTCCAATTTAAGAAAGATTTAATAAAAATCCACTACAATCCAATAAATGAAATAAAAGAGCATCACATAAACATCCTTCCACTTGAAAGTTTGGATGAGAACAGTGTTGATATTATTGTTTCCTACTTTACAAAAGAAATCCTAAACGACAGAAAAAGAGCCATCCTTGAAAATGGGAGGGATGGGGCAAAACCAATATTCTTAATTTTTGAAGAGGCCCACCTAATAGTCCCACAAAATAGAAAAACAAGGGCAAAGCATTATATATCAAGAATAGCAAGAGAAGGGAGAAAGTTTGGGGTAGGGCTTTGCTTAGTATCCCAAAGACCAAAGACATTGGATGCTGAAGCGTTATCTCAATGCAGTAACTTAATAATCTCAAAGTTAATTGAGCCAAATGACCAAAAGCATGTTCAACATGCCTCAGAAAATCTAAGTGAGGATTTAATTAAGCAACTAACAAGTTTGAACATTGGAGAGGCAATAATTATAGGCCCATGCATAAAAATACCTGCAATTGTGAAAATAAATAAGTTCAATGGACACTATGGAGGGGAGGATATCGACTTCATAAAATTCTGGAAAGAAAAGATGGAAAAAAGTATAAAAATAACCAAAGAAGAGAAAGAATTTTATTATGATACGTCTGGAGGTTTAGAATAA
- a CDS encoding adenylate kinase family protein — MKIAITGTPGVGKTTISKKLAEKLGFKHIDITEVVKKHKLYSEKDEEMDSYVIDFDKLREFLDGLDNIILDGHVSHLLDADYIVVLRCNPETVKKRLEERGYKQKKVMENVEAEILDVCLAESEGMVYEIDTTGRDVEDIVDEIIDAIKNKKIRKGIVDWTEKYFYLLEQFK; from the coding sequence ATTAAAATTGCTATAACAGGGACCCCTGGAGTTGGAAAAACAACAATATCAAAAAAACTTGCGGAAAAATTGGGATTCAAGCATATTGACATAACCGAAGTTGTGAAAAAACATAAGCTATATTCTGAGAAGGATGAGGAAATGGATTCTTATGTAATTGACTTTGATAAACTTAGAGAGTTTCTCGATGGTTTAGATAATATAATACTTGATGGACATGTTAGTCATCTTTTAGATGCGGATTATATTGTAGTTTTGAGATGTAATCCGGAAACCGTTAAAAAGAGGTTGGAAGAGAGGGGATATAAGCAGAAGAAAGTTATGGAAAATGTTGAAGCAGAGATTTTGGATGTTTGTTTGGCTGAAAGTGAAGGAATGGTTTATGAAATAGATACGACTGGTAGAGACGTTGAAGATATTGTAGATGAAATTATTGATGCCATAAAAAATAAAAAGATAAGAAAAGGTATCGTAGATTGGACTGAAAAGTATTTTTATTTGTTGGAACAATTTAAATAG
- a CDS encoding EamA family transporter, whose protein sequence is MKGEFFALLAALCWGLCPIIEKKALELTDSSTAIFIKSLMDFIIISLIFASTGKIMTMKIDYRVLIYLTLVSLIAGITGQYFFYKGLSMSSPSKVVVISSIYPFVTIMLSTLILGKMPSVKVWIGAILIFIGVSLVVE, encoded by the coding sequence ATGAAAGGTGAATTTTTTGCATTGTTAGCTGCGTTATGTTGGGGCCTATGTCCAATAATTGAGAAAAAAGCCTTAGAATTAACTGACTCATCAACAGCTATATTTATTAAATCATTAATGGACTTTATAATAATTTCTCTAATATTTGCTTCAACTGGAAAGATAATGACAATGAAGATTGACTATAGGGTTCTTATTTATTTAACTTTGGTATCGTTAATTGCTGGTATTACTGGACAGTATTTTTTCTATAAGGGTTTATCAATGTCCTCTCCATCAAAGGTTGTTGTTATATCAAGTATATACCCATTTGTGACAATAATGTTATCAACACTTATTTTGGGTAAGATGCCATCTGTTAAAGTTTGGATTGGGGCTATATTGATATTTATAGGCGTTTCCCTTGTAGTGGAATAA
- a CDS encoding phosphoglycerate kinase — protein MFLTLDDFDLDGKTVLLRVDINSPIDLNTGVVLDDTRIRACKETIEELCNKNARVVILAHQSRPGKKDFTTLEMHAEKLSEVLDREVRYIDDIFGSYARNAIKNMKDGEIILLENVRFLAEEVLKDWKKWKDITPKKQAETHLVKKLYPLCDYFVNDAFAAAHRAQPSLVGFAYYLPMIAGRIMEKELSILGKVLKNPERPCIFVLGGAKADDSIKVMKNVLKNGSADKVLTTGIVANIFLIAKGYKLGVNEKIIEDMGLKDQIGIAKELLDKYEDKIITPIDAALNIDGERKEIDLDMDIEVEYPIHDIGEKTIELYNEIIKDAKTIVANGPAGVFENKNFLKGTAEILNSIANSNAFSVIGGGHLSAAAELIGVADKIGHISTGGGACLEFLAGEELPVITMLEKSYQKYKGQI, from the coding sequence ATGTTCCTAACTTTAGACGATTTTGATCTTGATGGAAAAACTGTTTTGTTGAGAGTGGATATAAACAGCCCAATAGATTTGAACACAGGCGTTGTTTTAGATGATACAAGAATTAGGGCATGTAAAGAAACAATTGAAGAACTCTGCAATAAAAATGCGAGGGTAGTTATTCTTGCTCACCAAAGTAGGCCAGGAAAAAAGGACTTTACAACCTTAGAAATGCATGCAGAAAAACTCTCTGAGGTTTTGGATAGAGAAGTTAGATACATAGATGACATATTTGGTTCTTATGCAAGGAACGCTATAAAGAATATGAAAGATGGGGAAATAATACTACTTGAGAATGTAAGGTTCCTTGCAGAGGAAGTTTTGAAAGATTGGAAAAAATGGAAGGACATAACTCCAAAAAAGCAAGCAGAGACACATTTAGTAAAGAAATTATATCCATTGTGTGATTATTTTGTAAACGATGCGTTTGCAGCTGCACATAGAGCACAACCATCTTTAGTAGGATTTGCATATTATTTACCAATGATTGCTGGAAGAATTATGGAAAAAGAATTGAGTATTTTAGGAAAAGTATTAAAAAATCCTGAAAGACCTTGTATCTTTGTTTTGGGTGGAGCCAAAGCAGATGACAGTATAAAAGTAATGAAAAATGTTTTAAAAAATGGATCAGCAGATAAGGTATTAACAACAGGAATTGTGGCAAACATCTTCTTAATAGCAAAGGGCTACAAACTGGGTGTAAATGAGAAGATTATTGAGGATATGGGATTAAAAGACCAAATAGGTATTGCAAAGGAATTGTTGGATAAGTATGAGGACAAAATTATAACTCCAATAGATGCGGCTCTAAATATTGATGGAGAGAGGAAAGAAATTGATTTAGATATGGATATTGAAGTAGAATATCCAATCCACGATATTGGAGAAAAGACGATTGAATTATACAATGAGATTATTAAAGATGCAAAAACAATAGTTGCCAATGGGCCAGCAGGAGTGTTTGAAAACAAAAACTTCCTAAAAGGAACAGCGGAAATATTAAACAGCATCGCAAACTCCAACGCATTTTCCGTTATTGGAGGAGGACATTTATCTGCTGCTGCAGAGTTAATTGGTGTTGCTGATAAAATAGGACATATAAGTACTGGAGGAGGAGCGTGCCTCGAGTTCTTAGCAGGAGAAGAATTGCCTGTTATTACTATGTTGGAGAAATCTTACCAAAAGTATAAAGGACAAATTTAA
- a CDS encoding methanogenesis marker 2 protein, translated as MNLKKLAEEIKNFEGVIRKKEIKNVVSNFVFEEEYDFDIIVDFGDDAAVVGIDGENAILLAADGIWGKLLEADPWWAGYCSVLVNANDIAAMGGKPVAMTNIISIKDCDIGREVLSGVKEGVKKFGIPMVGGHTHPDAQCNVLDVSITGIVKKDCILRSDNAKVGDKIIFAYDLDGKLHEKFKLNWDTTTMKPKKIVREQLRALTIIGEEKLANSCKDISNPGAIGTLGMLLEVSKKGGVVDVTKIPKPEDIPLNHWLKVYPGTAFVFTAKEENVKSIVEILEDANITAEVCGEVIKDRKLIISDGKEKEIVFDFEKEYICGC; from the coding sequence ATGAATTTGAAAAAATTGGCAGAAGAGATAAAAAATTTTGAAGGTGTTATAAGAAAAAAGGAAATTAAGAATGTTGTTAGTAATTTTGTTTTTGAGGAGGAGTATGATTTTGATATCATTGTTGATTTTGGTGATGATGCGGCAGTTGTTGGAATTGATGGAGAAAATGCAATTTTATTAGCAGCAGATGGAATCTGGGGTAAATTATTGGAGGCAGACCCTTGGTGGGCTGGCTATTGCTCGGTATTGGTTAATGCAAATGACATCGCTGCTATGGGAGGTAAACCAGTAGCAATGACAAACATCATAAGCATTAAGGATTGCGATATTGGAAGAGAAGTGTTGAGTGGAGTTAAAGAAGGTGTTAAAAAATTCGGCATTCCTATGGTTGGTGGACATACACATCCTGATGCACAGTGTAATGTTTTAGATGTCTCCATTACGGGTATCGTTAAGAAGGACTGTATATTGAGGAGTGACAATGCAAAGGTTGGAGATAAAATTATTTTTGCCTATGATTTGGATGGAAAATTGCATGAGAAATTTAAACTCAACTGGGATACAACAACAATGAAACCAAAAAAGATTGTTAGAGAGCAGTTAAGGGCATTAACCATTATTGGAGAGGAAAAACTCGCAAACTCCTGCAAAGATATAAGCAATCCGGGAGCAATTGGAACGTTAGGAATGCTTTTGGAGGTTTCTAAAAAAGGTGGAGTTGTAGATGTGACAAAAATACCTAAACCAGAAGATATTCCACTAAATCACTGGCTTAAAGTTTATCCAGGAACTGCATTTGTATTCACCGCAAAGGAAGAAAATGTTAAAAGTATAGTTGAAATCTTGGAAGATGCTAATATCACTGCGGAGGTTTGTGGAGAAGTCATAAAGGACAGAAAATTAATTATTTCAGATGGAAAAGAAAAAGAAATTGTCTTTGATTTTGAAAAAGAATATATTTGTGGATGTTAA
- a CDS encoding PIN domain-containing protein, whose amino-acid sequence MYLVVPDTNFLIYAFKHKINFDYELERALNAKYRVVILKCIYDELQKLQRELKGKEKLSVSLALKMIEKYGIIDYNKGTYTDEIIINFAKENKNVIVCTNDKELKNKLIDLNIPIIFVRQKNYFDVIGLI is encoded by the coding sequence ATGTATTTAGTGGTTCCAGACACAAATTTTTTAATATATGCGTTTAAGCATAAGATAAATTTTGACTATGAATTGGAAAGGGCATTAAATGCAAAGTATAGAGTGGTTATATTAAAGTGTATCTATGATGAGTTGCAAAAACTTCAAAGGGAACTAAAAGGTAAGGAAAAACTCTCCGTATCTTTGGCATTGAAGATGATTGAAAAATATGGGATAATTGACTACAACAAAGGAACATATACAGATGAGATAATTATAAACTTTGCAAAGGAAAATAAGAACGTGATTGTGTGCACAAATGATAAAGAACTAAAAAACAAACTTATTGATTTAAACATTCCGATTATATTCGTTAGGCAAAAGAATTACTTTGATGTTATCGGGCTTATATAA
- a CDS encoding metal-sulfur cluster assembly factor, with product MVSKEDIMNALKKVTDPHMGISIVDMGLISDVEVDDEGNVKFTLTPTNPACMSVLGMAMHAKEVVKGIEGVKSVKVEVKGHMMEKEINEMLNKE from the coding sequence ATGGTCTCAAAAGAAGATATAATGAATGCGTTAAAAAAAGTTACTGACCCACACATGGGAATTAGCATTGTTGATATGGGGTTAATAAGTGATGTTGAAGTTGATGATGAAGGAAACGTTAAGTTTACATTAACTCCTACAAACCCTGCATGTATGAGTGTTTTAGGAATGGCAATGCACGCAAAAGAAGTAGTTAAAGGTATTGAAGGCGTAAAAAGTGTAAAGGTTGAAGTAAAAGGCCACATGATGGAAAAAGAAATAAATGAAATGTTAAATAAAGAGTAA
- the hisS gene encoding histidine--tRNA ligase produces the protein MFQKPRGTRDFTPEEMKKRRIIENKLRKVIESYNYKEILTPTFEHFDLIAKKTGEEIRKQLFVFKDHGGREMALRPELTSPVARFYINELKMLPKPLKLYYFANCFRYERPQAGRYREFWQMGCELIGSKSPLADAEIINLAIEGLKSINMDFEVHIGHLGVLRGVFDEMGLDVETQNKIRHLIDKEDIEGLEKFLNEKIGEEKKDIIFKVLEYKGGREILEKVKEDLKDYPKAIEAVENLEEILDFVRHDYVINLGIARGLDYYTGMVFEIYGKREGARQVCGGGRYDNLIETFGGEPTPAVGFAYGFDRIMLNIDDFEVEEEAILITPVKKDKELIKACLDIADTLRKNNKIVEVELMGRRLNKALDYANTKGIKKVIIVGSRELSEGKVTLKDMISGEQKLVDIDKISEVL, from the coding sequence ATGTTTCAAAAGCCAAGAGGGACAAGGGACTTTACTCCAGAGGAGATGAAGAAGAGAAGAATTATTGAGAACAAATTGAGGAAAGTTATAGAGAGTTACAACTACAAGGAAATCTTAACCCCAACTTTTGAGCATTTCGATTTAATTGCAAAGAAAACAGGGGAAGAAATTAGGAAGCAACTCTTTGTATTTAAAGATCATGGTGGTAGAGAGATGGCGTTAAGGCCAGAACTCACTTCCCCAGTAGCGAGATTTTATATAAATGAGTTAAAGATGTTGCCAAAACCATTAAAACTCTACTATTTCGCAAACTGTTTTAGGTATGAGAGACCCCAGGCAGGAAGATATAGAGAGTTCTGGCAGATGGGATGTGAGTTAATTGGGAGTAAAAGTCCATTAGCAGATGCAGAGATTATAAATCTTGCAATTGAAGGTTTAAAAAGTATAAATATGGATTTTGAGGTTCATATTGGGCATTTGGGAGTTTTAAGAGGAGTGTTTGATGAAATGGGATTGGATGTTGAAACACAAAATAAGATAAGGCATTTGATTGATAAGGAAGATATAGAAGGGCTTGAGAAGTTTTTAAATGAAAAAATTGGCGAGGAGAAAAAGGATATTATTTTCAAAGTTTTGGAATATAAGGGAGGAAGGGAAATATTGGAGAAAGTTAAAGAGGACTTAAAAGATTATCCAAAGGCAATTGAAGCTGTAGAGAATCTTGAAGAGATATTGGATTTTGTAAGGCATGATTATGTTATAAATTTAGGAATTGCAAGAGGGCTCGATTACTACACTGGAATGGTATTTGAGATCTATGGAAAAAGAGAGGGGGCAAGGCAGGTTTGTGGTGGAGGAAGGTACGACAACTTAATAGAAACATTCGGAGGAGAGCCGACACCAGCGGTAGGATTTGCCTATGGATTTGATAGAATTATGCTCAACATTGATGACTTTGAGGTTGAAGAAGAGGCAATATTAATAACCCCAGTGAAAAAAGATAAGGAATTAATAAAGGCATGCTTGGATATAGCAGATACATTAAGAAAAAACAACAAAATCGTTGAAGTTGAATTGATGGGGAGAAGGTTAAATAAAGCCTTAGATTACGCAAACACAAAAGGTATCAAAAAGGTTATAATTGTTGGTAGTAGGGAGTTGAGTGAAGGAAAAGTCACTTTAAAAGACATGATTAGTGGAGAGCAAAAATTAGTCGATATTGATAAAATAAGTGAAGTTTTATAA
- the wtpA gene encoding tungstate ABC transporter substrate-binding protein WtpA has protein sequence MIKSKWLLVLLIGAISVALCGCVNTSKEQPTQSTTPQTSQASNAKVEEKVLKIFHAGSLSVPFSEYEKMFEKEHPNIDVQREPAGSVKCVRKITDLGKKADILASADYSLIPQMMMPKYADWYVMFARNEIVLAYTDKSKYKDEINSTNWYEILNKPDVKFGFSNPNDDPCGYRSQMVMQLAEIYYKNPKIYDDLVLKNSNIKVEEENGTYTILVPQNVEVNTNKIVLRSKETDLLAPLEAGAYDYLFIYKSVAEQHHLKYIELPKEINLGYYEYEDAYKKVKLKLLGKNKTLVAKPIVYGLTIPKNAPHKKEAIEFVKMVLEHPEVFEKNGQPAINPAVGFGNIPEEIKPLVKVEE, from the coding sequence TTGATTAAATCGAAATGGCTCTTGGTATTGCTAATTGGTGCAATAAGCGTTGCGTTATGTGGTTGTGTAAACACCAGCAAAGAACAACCTACACAATCAACCACACCACAAACAAGTCAGGCATCTAATGCTAAAGTAGAAGAGAAAGTTCTAAAAATATTCCATGCTGGAAGTTTATCCGTGCCATTTTCTGAATATGAGAAAATGTTTGAAAAGGAACATCCAAATATCGATGTACAGAGAGAACCAGCAGGAAGTGTAAAATGTGTTAGAAAAATTACGGATTTAGGTAAAAAGGCGGATATCTTAGCGTCAGCAGATTATTCACTAATTCCACAAATGATGATGCCAAAATATGCTGATTGGTATGTTATGTTTGCAAGAAATGAAATCGTCCTGGCATATACTGATAAAAGCAAATACAAAGATGAAATAAACTCAACAAATTGGTATGAAATATTGAATAAGCCTGATGTTAAATTTGGTTTTTCAAATCCTAATGATGACCCTTGCGGTTATAGAAGCCAGATGGTCATGCAGTTGGCAGAGATTTACTACAAAAACCCAAAAATTTACGATGATTTGGTTTTGAAGAACTCAAACATTAAGGTTGAGGAAGAAAACGGAACATACACAATATTAGTCCCACAAAATGTTGAAGTAAATACCAACAAAATAGTCCTCAGAAGCAAAGAAACAGATTTATTGGCACCTTTAGAAGCAGGCGCTTATGATTACCTCTTCATATACAAAAGTGTCGCAGAACAACATCACTTAAAATACATTGAACTTCCAAAAGAAATAAACCTTGGTTATTATGAATATGAAGATGCTTACAAAAAAGTTAAATTAAAACTACTTGGTAAAAATAAAACTCTCGTTGCAAAACCAATTGTGTATGGATTAACTATTCCAAAAAACGCCCCACATAAAAAAGAGGCAATTGAATTTGTTAAAATGGTTTTAGAGCATCCAGAAGTGTTTGAGAAAAATGGACAGCCAGCCATTAACCCAGCAGTTGGATTTGGAAACATTCCTGAAGAGATAAAGCCATTAGTAAAAGTAGAAGAGTAG